One genomic region from Neoarius graeffei isolate fNeoGra1 chromosome 4, fNeoGra1.pri, whole genome shotgun sequence encodes:
- the synprb gene encoding synaptoporin b, whose translation MCMVIFAPLFAVCAFATCGGYSGQITVKVECMDKTQRNISISFGYPFRLQQVHFTVPLCEGKRYETLFLEGDYSSSAQFFITVAVLAFLYSLLATVVYIFYQNKYREKNRGPLVDCLVTVIFSGLWLVSSIAWAKTLSGVKTATDVNLIQMLMSACRDEENLCETLEEPTWTSLNVSVAFGFLNFCLWAGNIWFAYKETGLHKSGQRYPSRTPSEKRSSSFRQYSQSSFDQSRTGFGQRLYSQPSFDLSGGGLNLLQTNLGQPKVYRQMGSPTSRGPLIFVNESQ comes from the exons ATTCTGGCCAGATAACGGTTAAAGTGGAATGCATGGATAAAACCCAAAGAAACATCAGTATCAGTTTTGGCTATCCATTCAG ACTGCAGCAGGTGCACTTCACTGTTCCTCTCTGTGAGGGTAAGAGGTACGAGACGCTCTTCCTTGAGGGAGACTACTCCTCTTCAGCACAATTCTTCATTACTGTGGCTGTGTTAGCATTTCTCTACTCACTCCTAGCTACAGTTGTCTACATTTTTTACCAGAACAAGTACAGAGAGAAGAATAGAGGTCCTTTAGTG GATTGCCTGGTGACTGTGATTTTCTCAGGTCTGTGGCTTGTGAGCTCAATAGCCTGGGCTAAAACTCTGTCCGGAGTGAAGACAGCCACAGATGTGAATCTGATACAGATGCTAATGTCTGCCTGCAGAGATGAGGAGAACTTGTGTGAGACCCTAGAGGAGCCTACTTGGACCAGTCTTAATGTATCAGTG GCTTTTGGCTTTCTGAATTTCTGCCTGTGGGCTGGTAACATTTGGTTTGCCTACAAAGAAACAGGCTTACACAAGTCCGGTCAGCGCTACCCATCCAGAACGCCATCTGAGAAACGCAGCAGTAGCTTCAGGCAGTACAGTCAAAGCAGTTTTGACCAATCCAGAACAGGCTTTGGACAGAGGCTCTACAGCCAGCCAAGTTTTGACCTATCAGGTGGAGGACTCAACCTCCTGCAGACCAATCTGGGACAACCTAAAGTTTACAGACAGATGGGCAGTCCCACCTCTAGAGGACCGCTCATATTTGTCAATGAAAGTCAGTGA